The DNA region GTTTTTATTATAACAGTAAGGTCTTAATAAACACTTAAATCAACCCTTAAAAAAATCTTAACCGATCATTTCTTCATGCGGTAGCCTATGCCCCATACAGTTTCTATGTATTCCTCGTCGCTGCACTCCTTCAGCTTTTTGCGAAGCTTGCTCATATGCACGTTCAGGGTATTGTCGTCGGCGGAATTTTCATAATCCCAGACGGTATCGTATATAAGGCTTTTGGTGCAGGTGCGGTTCTGGTTTTCCATAAAAAGTTTCAGCAGTGCGAATTCATAGCGGGGGAGTTCCACTTCCTTGCCTGCTACTTTCACTGTGAAATTAGTGACATTCAGCTCTATATCCTTAAAGGTTATCATCTCACCCGATGCAGTCCCCGAATTCGCCCTCAGCCTTGCGCCGATACGTGCAAGGAGCTCGTCATTATTGAAAGGCTTTGTGATGTAGTCATCTGCCCCCAATGAAAAAAGATCGACCTTTTTTTCAACATCGTGTATGGCACTTGTAATTATCACAGGGACGTTGTGCTTCTCTTTAAGGTCACGTATAACTTCTTCACCGCTGCGCCCGGGAAGCATCAGGTCAAGTAGTATAAGGTCAACGTCCCTGCTGTGGGCGAGAAGCCCCTCAGTGCCCGAATAGGCGCTTATGGTGCTGTATCCGTTTTGCCTTAGCAGTATGCGGAGCATATCGTTTATCTCGGCATCGTCTTCTATTATAAGTATTGTTTTTTGCATATAGTTTTCTACCTCCGTTTTGTTCTACTTTGTCTTTATCGGATCTAATGACTTTATTCCGACCTCGGTATGGGGTCAGTAACAAGTCCGTTATATATTATAACAAATTATTTCCCGATTGTAAAGGCATCGGGAATAATTTATCGGGTATACTTTGTATAACCGTCCGTAACGTATCGAGCTCTCTGGGAACATGATAAAAGGCGGGTAGCCCCGCCTTACGATCAGTCTATAATATCGTCTGCAACATCTCTGCCTGTGTCGATGGTGTCATCAATGACATCGTTGCCCCCTTCGAGGATATCGTCTATACCCTCACCGATACGGCTCATAACGTCACCCGAATCATCGCGGGATATGTCATTGTCGCGGAGTGATGATTCCTCGTCCCTCCTGGAAGAACTTTCCTCACGGCGTGATGATACCTCATCTTTACGTGAAGTCTCAGCCTTTGAGGTAACAGCGGGGCGTGTTGTGGTCACGGTACTGCTTTCCTCGTACTTTCCCGTCTTATACTCAGAATCATTGCGTTCGCCTGCCGAACAGGCTGTAATGGCTGCCGCTGCCGACAGCGCACAGATGGTCACTGCAAGATATCTTTTCATAGTTATCTTTCCTTTCTTTTATGGCATACTATCGTTAAACGGTTCTTATCTGCCGTTCACTGTTTTTATTATTGACCATGTTAACGTGATTATACGGTGTCATGATAACATACTAAATTTTACCTGCTGAAAGTTCATAAAAAACCTGACCATAATTCATTTATTGGGTTGAAAAAAATTCTTAAATATGTTATAATGTCAAAAGGTAATTTTTATTTATATTTTTGATATTTTCACGTCGGGACGTTTTGCGGTGTGAGGGATATCAAGGAAACTGGAGTGTTAGAAAATGGAAAAAACAAGCGGAACAAAGCGAAATTCATTTTCAAGCTCCCTGGGCTTCGTGCTTGCTGCGGCAGGTTCGGCTGTGGGACTTGGAAACATCTGGAGATTTCCCTATCTGGCGGCTAAAAACGGTGGCGGTATCTTTCTGGTTATATACCTGATACTCGCCCTGACCTTCGGCTTCACCCTGCTGGTCAGCGAAGTTGCAATGGGCAGAAAGACCAGGCAGGGATGTCTGACAGCTTACGGTGAACTTCACAAAAAGTCAAAGTGGATAGGCGTTTTCGCGGAGATAGTACCTTTTATGATACTTCCTTACTACTGCCTGATAGGCGGCTGGGTGCTGAAGTATTTTACTGTATTCGCAACGGGCAACGGCACTGCTGCGGCGTCTGACGATTATTTCGGCGGATTCATCACCGCACCTGTTTCGCCCATTATATTCGACGTTATTTTCCTTGGTGCGACGGCTATCGTTATCGCACTGGGCGTAAACAAGGGCATTGAGTCCATATCAAAGGTACTTATGCCTCTGCTTCTGTTGACGATAATAGGTATATCGATATTCGCGCTGACACTGAAAGGCAATGACGGCAGAACAGGTCTGGACGGCTTCAAGATTTTCGTTGTACCGAATCTGGAAGGCATGGGCGCAAAGGATATATTCAACGTTGTGCTTGACGCTATGGGACAGCTGTTCTACTCAATAAGCGTTGCTATGGGTATCATGGTAACTTACGGTTCATACTTCAAGGACGACGAGAACCTGATGAAGTCTGTAAACCGCATCGAGATATTCGATACACTGGTAGCTTTCCTGGCAGGCGTTATGATAATCCCTGCTGTATACGCTTTCATGGGCGATGAGGGTCTGAAAGAAGCAGGTCCCAGTTTGATGTTCAAATCACTCCCCAAGGTATTTGAAGCTATGGGTCCTGCGGGCACATGGATAGGCGCGGCATTCTTTATAATGGTACTGTTCGCTGCGCTGACAAGTTCCATATCCATACTTGAAGCCGTTGTTTCGGGTCTGATGGACAAGTTCGGATGGTCTCGTAAAAAGGCTGTTACTATCGAAACAGCTGCTGCACTGGCACTGGGCGTAGTTATCTGCCTGGGCTACAATGTATTCTACTTCGACCTGAAACTGCCCAACGGAAGCGTAGGTCAGATACTGGATATCTTCGATTATATCTCCAATAATATCCTGATGCCCGTTGTTGCTATCAGCACCTGCATACTCATAGGCTGGATAGTAAAGCCCAAGACCATCATCGACGAAGCTACTAAAAACGGCGAACGTTTCGGCAGAAAGGGGATGTACATCGTTATGGTAAAATTTATCGAGCCTGTACTGCTTTTCCTTTTGCTGCTGGGTTCACTGGGCGTTTGGGAAAAGCTTCTGAAATAATATAAAGCAGCCACTCCCGAAAATGAGGTGATATCATGACTATATCCGATAAATATGATGTACAGACAGGCTATTTAAAAAAGGAAGCTTTTGAAGAATTTGCCGATATGGCAGAACGTGAAGACAAATTCAAAAGCGTACCGATAGGCGTGCTGTTTACGGATATAAATGATCTGAAAAAATATCATGATTATCACGGTCATGCGATGAGCGATCTGCAGATCAGAAAAGTGGCTTTGGTAATAGAGGAAGCCACCAAATGCAGAGGTGAGTACTATCGCTTCGGCGGTGACGAGTTCGTAGTGGTGTTCTGGGGTTTTAAAAAAGAAGAGTTTGACAGATACACGAAGTCTGTTGATGATTCCAGAAAAAGTCTGGAAGAATCAGGCAGTATCACCTTTGCGGCGGGATCATGCTTTGCTGAGTCCGTTAAGGATATACGTTTTGCATTGAAAACCGCATATGAGAATATGCGTGCCGACAAGGAGCGGTATCATGCCGAGCACCCTTAAACTGAATATTTCGGGGTATTTGATAATATAAAATCGGGGAGTTCCTTTTGAAGAGGGACTCCCTGTTTTTATATAAGTGTGTGGGCTGAGCGGATATTTGCTTTGGTGTATAGTTGCCGACTTCTAGCGCGGCAATATTTCCAACAAAGAAATAGCGTGGACATTTGTATTGTCCACGCTATGAATGTTTATATTGTCGCGACTTTTGGGTTCAGAAGTTTGAGGAGTTTGTAGTCGTGTTGATTTTGTTGATCATTAGTGTTCGTGTGACCTTGATTTTGCTTCACGTACACGGAAAATATGTATCACCTGTGCAAAGATAATGAGGACGATACCCAGTCCGAAAAGTATGCCGTTTACGAAGATTAGTCTGTCGGTCACGCCATATATAGCGCTTGTGATAGCATAGTAAACACTTTTGTTTTCCATGAACAGACCGTCGAAATAATTTGTAAATCGGCAGAAAAGTGACGGAATAAGGAAAACTCCAGAGCAGGAGAAAAACAGCGTTCCAAACCAGTAGGGCATATCGAATGGGTGGTGGCGGTCGATGTAGAACATAAGACCCAGCAGCACTGCAAGAACAAAGACACATATGCCGATACCAAGGCTAAGTTCGGGAACTATCTTTCTGAAGACAGAAGCTGATGAGCTCAGCGCCAGTTTTTTTGCCATCAGGACATCGAATGTGGAATTTATTTTCTTTTCTGCAATATCGATGGTATTATCTATGGAAGCGTAGTAATCTTTGTCTTTTTCGATCCCTCTGTCATCGGCATCTTTTTCTACATATTCGATAATATCGTTCTCGAATTCGGTGAAGTCGTAATCGACATCCGGTTTTGAAAGAGATCTGCCGAACATATAATCAAGGGAACTTCTGGTGAGTTTTTTCGCGGTGACGGAAACTTTTTCTTCATCAAGGCTTTTGGTGTAGACCTCTTTCGGGATCCCGGTTGGATTGGAATACTGACCGAGGTATTCGTCTATCTCGTCATACAGTGCTTTATCAGAGCCGCTGCTGCTTATAGTCCACACATAATAATCGGTATTGAAGACCATTTTATGGCAGAATATAAGAGCCTCTGTCAGTACTGCAAACAGGCTTGCAAATATGGCTAAGGCCAGCATCGGGCGGTAGTGATATAGTCGTTTCATTCCTTTGTCTCGACCTCTTTCCATTCTATATCCTTCAGCTTGCATATGAAAGCAAGGCGGTATTGGGACATACCGAGTCTGCCCTCGTTCCAACAGGTATACATAGTCAGTCTGTCATCATCGGTGGGGTAGACATATGTATAATCAGATTCGTGGAAAACAACTCTTTCATCGATTATATAGGTGCATTTGCAGTAAGAGGTCTCAAGTGTGACAACGTCGCCTATTTCGCACTTAGGCAGATTATAGAAAAAAGTGTGGTTATGACCCGCAATAACGACGTTGCCCGGTCTGCCGATAAATACGGAACCGTTGTACCAGCCTGCGCCTTTTTCAAGTACATAGGCGTCCTGGCCGCTGTAAACGGGGACCTTTTTTAATCCGGCGGCTTCGCAGTTGAGTTCGGCATAATAATCGCCATAGTAAGGATAGACCATGGTATGAGTTTCCTGCTTGCCGTTGACTTCGACTTCGACTTCCTTGATCTGATCGGGGGCATCGTCGTCGCGGTATTTATTGATAGTACGGAGATTTCTTACCTCCATTGGTGTAGCGCCGAATGTCGTATCGAGGTATGGTTTAAAGTTCTTGAATGGTTTAAATAATGCGAGAACAGCCGTGCTGCACAATAAAACTAATATCAAAAAAGGTGTGAGAACATAGGTAACTGTCCTCAACACCCGTGATGACGAAGTTTTATGCTTATGAGCGTGCTGTTCCGTTTTCTTTACGGCATCACTCATGATAAATCACTCCGAAATATAATTTTGATTAAGCTCTGTTCTTCTTAGCAACCATGAACACACCGAAGCCAGCCATTGCAAGAGTAACAGCTGCTACAGCTGCTGCTGCACTGGATGTCTCAGTCTCACCTGCACCTGTGGAAGCAACAGGATTGTCGCTCTTGATAGTAGTGCCGCCTGCATTGTTGTTGCTGCCGCCGTTGCCATTGCCGTTTCCATTGGAAGAGCTGTTGTCGTGCTTGTGCTCAGCTGCAACTGCAAAATGAACGTCATCTACCTTGGTGATAGTAACGGTTACGTTGTGCTTCTTACCGAGGTTGATAAGTGCGTCCTGAATAGCCTTCTTCTCGTCCTCAGTCCACTCCTTACCGATAAGGATCTTATCCTGTTCGCTAAGGTCAGCCGGAGCCTTATCAACCTTCTGCTTAGCACCGCCAAGGCAGTAAGGTGCAACATAAGTGTTCTTTATGTTGTTAAGTTCAGCAATCATATCATCGTACTCATCGCTGGTGAAGCAATCCTTGTGTACCTGCAGGAAGTTGTCCAGTTCCTGAACGTTGTTAGCCTGAACGCCTGCGTCTTTTGCTGCCTGAACTGCATCTTCATATGTAGTAGCAAATGCAGATATAGACATTGAAGCTGCTATAACAGTTGCTGCTGCAAATGCAGAAATCTTCTTTATCATGTCATA from Ruminococcus albus AD2013 includes:
- a CDS encoding response regulator transcription factor; translated protein: MQKTILIIEDDAEINDMLRILLRQNGYSTISAYSGTEGLLAHSRDVDLILLDLMLPGRSGEEVIRDLKEKHNVPVIITSAIHDVEKKVDLFSLGADDYITKPFNNDELLARIGARLRANSGTASGEMITFKDIELNVTNFTVKVAGKEVELPRYEFALLKLFMENQNRTCTKSLIYDTVWDYENSADDNTLNVHMSKLRKKLKECSDEEYIETVWGIGYRMKK
- a CDS encoding sodium-dependent transporter; the encoded protein is MEKTSGTKRNSFSSSLGFVLAAAGSAVGLGNIWRFPYLAAKNGGGIFLVIYLILALTFGFTLLVSEVAMGRKTRQGCLTAYGELHKKSKWIGVFAEIVPFMILPYYCLIGGWVLKYFTVFATGNGTAAASDDYFGGFITAPVSPIIFDVIFLGATAIVIALGVNKGIESISKVLMPLLLLTIIGISIFALTLKGNDGRTGLDGFKIFVVPNLEGMGAKDIFNVVLDAMGQLFYSISVAMGIMVTYGSYFKDDENLMKSVNRIEIFDTLVAFLAGVMIIPAVYAFMGDEGLKEAGPSLMFKSLPKVFEAMGPAGTWIGAAFFIMVLFAALTSSISILEAVVSGLMDKFGWSRKKAVTIETAAALALGVVICLGYNVFYFDLKLPNGSVGQILDIFDYISNNILMPVVAISTCILIGWIVKPKTIIDEATKNGERFGRKGMYIVMVKFIEPVLLFLLLLGSLGVWEKLLK
- a CDS encoding GGDEF domain-containing protein, giving the protein MTISDKYDVQTGYLKKEAFEEFADMAEREDKFKSVPIGVLFTDINDLKKYHDYHGHAMSDLQIRKVALVIEEATKCRGEYYRFGGDEFVVVFWGFKKEEFDRYTKSVDDSRKSLEESGSITFAAGSCFAESVKDIRFALKTAYENMRADKERYHAEHP
- a CDS encoding class D sortase, which encodes MSDAVKKTEQHAHKHKTSSSRVLRTVTYVLTPFLILVLLCSTAVLALFKPFKNFKPYLDTTFGATPMEVRNLRTINKYRDDDAPDQIKEVEVEVNGKQETHTMVYPYYGDYYAELNCEAAGLKKVPVYSGQDAYVLEKGAGWYNGSVFIGRPGNVVIAGHNHTFFYNLPKCEIGDVVTLETSYCKCTYIIDERVVFHESDYTYVYPTDDDRLTMYTCWNEGRLGMSQYRLAFICKLKDIEWKEVETKE